The genomic region GTTGGTCAACAGACGTTGTTTTTCGTCTGCAGCCATGCGCGTCTCTTCAAGACGAATGGTGGCTTCACGAAGCTCTGCTTCCTGTATGCTGTTGATTTCCAACTGATGACGCAGTTCACGTGTCAACTGTTCGGCCTCTTTACGCCAGTGATCCAGATGAACCAGTTTTTCCTGAGCAACAGAAAGTGAAGCGTAAAGCTGGCGCAGCTCTAACTCGTTCTGCTTCTGTTGTAGCTGTGAAGCTTCGAGTTGTTGCATCAGCCTGTCGCGCACCTGACTCAGCTGTTGGGTCGCTTGCTGTAACAACTGCTGTTCTGTTTCCTGCCGTGCGGCGCGTTGCTGGCCTCTGAACCAGGCGATAAGCCATCCCACCAGCAGGCCAATTAAACTGAAACAGACACCATAAATGATTGTTGCATCCACACTGTTTTCCTCCTCAGTGTCTGAACTACGGAAAGGTAGAGCGATACTGTATAGATGTCCAGATAAAATCACGATAAAACATAGTGGCAAAGGAATTACATCTTAAAATGCGAGGTGCAATCAGAATTAAGAAGAATGAGCGCAAATTGACGGGATAATTCTTTTCGTCTCTGACAATATGAAGCTCTGTGAGTCAATCGATAACATTAAAGTGAGTTATCTCTCTTTAAACTCACTTTGTAAAATAACTCGTAGAGTCAGAAGTAGGGTCAAATAAAAACATCTATTCTCAATGCTATTTTTTCTATTTATCTACTTTTCAAGTGACTACGATTACCGTAAAAAATAGCCACTAAGTAAATATTAAAATCATCTCGTTTTAGAAAAATTACATTCATGCAGATTTAAAAAATAGAGAAAAGTTAATAATAGTCATATGATTATTCTTTCGATAGCAATCATTCATCCCTAAACGAAAATTGTATTTTACTTCTCATCCTGTTCTTGAAAAAGAGGTTAACAAGTTAATGACTCTCCTCCATTATCTCAAAAAATATTACGAAAAAATGACATAGCGTAAAGCCGCATCGTAATGAAATTATAACTTTGGATTTTTTTTGGTTGACAGGCTTCTCTTAGGCTGTGCGAAAAATTGGTCGTGACGCAGATTTATTGATAATGATGAAGAGTAAGATACCAACCGATGATCTTATCGTGCATTTCCTCTGACTTCGAAAAGCAAATTGTTCTGCGGGTCAGTCGTTTGATATGTGTGCGAAGATTAAGATTATGTCGTTCTGTCCGTTGGGTATATTTCTTGCTCACCACGTGGCCTGTTGCACTTAACAGAACTTTATAAACCGGCCACGCATCTGCCATATAAAAGGCAATGTTAAATTTGCTTAACAGGGCCAGCAATCGTCGCAGGGTCGGGGCATTTCTCGGGCCGAAGACATGGGCCAGAGCACGTTTGCGGATACGGTCATAAGCATAGAACAACCACCGGGGATTGCTTTTACACCGCACGTAAGACCATTGTTCACCGGCTTCACAGCAGATAACAACCTCCGTTTCGGGGTCGATATTCTCAGCTACCTGCTTTGGCGAAATTTTTTTAAGTGCCGCAGAATCGTATTGAGGCTGATACCGAGAACCCGTGCGGTATCGCGACATCCGTAACCATTCATGGCCATATTAACAATGGTCTGGTGTGTGTCTGGTTTGGCACCGGCGTAGCTAAAGTTGAGCTGAAAGGTCTTTGAACAATGCTTGCAGATCTAACGTTGGGCACCGGATGCTGAATGTCCGTTACATCGTACAGCATGAGTTTCATTGCACTGAGGGCAAACAACATCAACTTTAGCCATATGTTACATCCAAAGCGCAAAGCATACGTGATCAGCAAGTCTGCGTCACGACCGAAAAATTTGATAAAACCTCACAGATAAAATCAAAACAGTAATTAAGCAAGCTGACAGTATTAAATAAAAAATATCATATCCAGCACGGCTGTGAGCCTTATGCGCATCAACGATTAGCGAACAGGCGGGCATAAAATGGCTATTGCCTCGGAGCATTAGTCAGACACCAACGCAGGCACAGTCCGTCGCAGACTGTACCTGACCAATTCCTCAAATCAGACGGCGGGCCGCTTCAACAACAATACGTACCGCATCACTTTCGGTTTTTTTCATTGTTTCTGCGTTTGGGATTTCCTGTTGGGTACGATTAACAATGACGCCGGCGATCATTCCTGCCCGCAATCCCTGACTGGCACACATGGTCAGTAGCGTCGCTGATTCCATTTCATAGTTGAGCACGCCCATCCGCTGCCACTCTTTCATCGAGTTCTGAAAGCGACTGACCACGCGGCCAGAAAAAGTGTCATAGCGCTCCTGGCCTGGATAAAAAGTGTCGGAAGAGGCGGTGATACCAATGTGAGTAGTGGCACCGACATCCTTCGCCGCCTCAACCAGCGCGGTAGTACAGGCAAAGTCAGCAACAGCGGGAAATTCAAGCGGTGCAAAGTGTTGACTGGCACCATCGAGACGGACAGAACCGGTGGTGACCAGCACATCACCCACATTAATACCGGGCTGAATCGCACCGGTAGTGCCTACTCTAAGAAAAGTGTGTATGCCAAGTTGAGCAAGCTCTTCTACTGCAATAGATGTAGAAGGACCACCAATGCCTGTTGAGCAAACGATAACCGCTTTACCATCGATTTCAGCACGCCAGGTGGTAAATTCACGATGTGACGCCAGGTGTACCGCATTATCCATAAGCGCCGCGATTTTCTTTACCCGTTGCGGATCGCCCGGCACGATCGCCAGGCTCGCCCCCTGAAGATCCGCCCGTGCCAGGTCTAAGTGAAAAACGTCTGATTGTGACATTACATGCTCCTGTGGGGATGAAGGATGGTCGATTAAGGGCAGCAGAGTATCGGAAATCCATCGGCTAATATGTGAAAAAAATCACTATAAACAATGAAAATTACTGCAACATAACCAATACAAGCGACTTGCATCACATTAAAGCGTCATTATTCTGGAATCGATCACAGCCGGACCTTTCGCCAGCATTAATGGCGGTGATAAAGATGTTGAGAAATCCGCTACCTGTCCGGGCTATAATCCTAGCTATAGTTAGCTGATTGGGCTAATTCATGCACGGAGAGAACGATGACTGCCGAAGATAATACGACTCAAAAAATGCATCATGATGGATTCGCTCCCGCGGTTTCACCTGTCGCATCAAGCACTATTATCACTGGCAGTGACACCCTTCATGCAGGGGAAACATCCATTCCTACTCAGGGCGAAAATATGCCCGCGTATCATGCTAAACCGCGAAATGCCAACGGCCTGCTGCCGGTGGTTCTGGTTGTGCAAGAAATTTTTGGTGTTCATGAACACATACGCGACATTTGCCGCCGCCTGGCAATCGCACCTGAACTCTATTTTCGTCAGGGTGATCCGGCTACTTATTCCGATATCCCAATGCTGCTGAAAGAGCTGGTCAGTAAAGTGCCTGATACCCAGGTCCTTGCCGATCTCGATCATGTTGCAAACTGGGCATCACGACACGGTGGCGATATGCGTAACATGGCCATAACGGGTTTCTGCTGGGGTGGTCGTATTACGTGGCTGTATGCTGCACACAATCCGCAGTTAAAGGCGGGCGTTGCATGGTATGGCAAACTGGTCGGCGAGAAGACAATGCAGCAACAAAAGCA from Erwinia tracheiphila harbors:
- the udp gene encoding uridine phosphorylase, coding for MSQSDVFHLDLARADLQGASLAIVPGDPQRVKKIAALMDNAVHLASHREFTTWRAEIDGKAVIVCSTGIGGPSTSIAVEELAQLGIHTFLRVGTTGAIQPGINVGDVLVTTGSVRLDGASQHFAPLEFPAVADFACTTALVEAAKDVGATTHIGITASSDTFYPGQERYDTFSGRVVSRFQNSMKEWQRMGVLNYEMESATLLTMCASQGLRAGMIAGVIVNRTQQEIPNAETMKKTESDAVRIVVEAARRLI
- a CDS encoding dienelactone hydrolase family protein is translated as MTAEDNTTQKMHHDGFAPAVSPVASSTIITGSDTLHAGETSIPTQGENMPAYHAKPRNANGLLPVVLVVQEIFGVHEHIRDICRRLAIAPELYFRQGDPATYSDIPMLLKELVSKVPDTQVLADLDHVANWASRHGGDMRNMAITGFCWGGRITWLYAAHNPQLKAGVAWYGKLVGEKTMQQQKQPVDIAVDLNASVLGLYGGKDEEIPQESVQTMRQALRAANATSKIIVYPEAGHAFNADYRPSFHPESAKDGWQRMLAWFRQHGVHP